Proteins found in one Crassostrea angulata isolate pt1a10 chromosome 3, ASM2561291v2, whole genome shotgun sequence genomic segment:
- the LOC128178545 gene encoding uncharacterized protein LOC128178545 produces MESPTLQELTEHGRKMELKGTDLQKFIIDQQTHYRELRAAERSKEKEEREYQLKREELDLERMKLAEAKGIAEAESKYKETLLKLEQQLQETKADISSNASAKVPKMPFFEETKDDIDSYLRRFERYATAQKWSGETWAVNLSALLRGRALDVYSLLPQERALDYATLKAALLKRFEKTEDGFRQHFRRCRPERGETFTQFSVRLASYLDRWIEIGKVNKTFQGLYDLVLRDQFLSVCNKDLILFLKEHIPNNIQDMCALADQYKEARCANIQTLVNSSRKDTSVDSQNSSQSRPQLQRDQKETAGNPKDQPPKARMDITCYKCKKPGHFSYQCSKGRNSVGMAVDGKGSSDYSNPGKCAAFTTVTTTSSVSAANNFSILNTSCNASASVGSLPTSDGILNEHFVKVLRDTGCNGVVVRQALVPEEQLTGNKRLCILADGSQIEAPIARVSIDTPYFVGEVDAWCLKNPLFELIIGNIPKARDPSDPDRNWKSSQVNAVMTRQQAKREGKKDKPLHVPDIIGPELAFSPDDVIRAQGEDESLHKIRQLAEQPADESSKVRFFRKNGILYRSFQSPTVENNKKISQLIVPKPLRNKVMSLAHDSLMTGHLGSSRTAYKVMSEFYWPGVQADVRRYCRSCDICQRTTPKGRTTKVPLGEMPIIDVPFQRVAVDLIGPIQPATDRGNRYILTLVDFATRYPEAVALKGIETEKVAEALIDIFCRIGVPKEMLTDQGTQFTSELMAETSRLLSFRQLTTTPYHPMCNGLVERFNGTLKQILRRLCAERPKDWDKYLSAALFAYRDATQESLGFSPFELVYGRTVRGPMRILRELWTKEVNDPEVRTTYQYIVDLKERLESTCTMAKENLEKATQRYRVNYNKRAKKRDMKVGEKELQS; encoded by the exons ATGGAGTCGCCAACACTACAGGAGCTAACAGAACACGGGAGAAAGATGGAGTTGAAGGGGACAGACCTTCAGAAATTCATCATAGATCAGCAGACTCATTATCGGGAGTTGAGAGCAGCAGAGAGATCTAAGGAGAAAGAGGAGAGAGAGTATCAGCTGAAGAGAGAAGAACTGGATTTGGAGAGGATGAAGTTAGCGGAAGCTAAAGGTATTGCTGAAGCTGAAAGTAAGTACAAAGAGACGTTACTTAAGCTTGAACAACAGTTACAAGAAACTAAAGCTGATATTTCTAGTAATGCTTCTGCTAAAGTGCCTAAAATGCCTTTCTTTGAAGAAACAAAAGATGATATTGATTCATATTTACGTCGTTTTGAGCGTTATGCTACAGCACAGAAGTGGAGCGGCGAAACGTGGGCGGTAAACCTTAGTGCGTTGCTACGGGGAAGAGCGTTGGACGTATACTCTCTTCTGCCACAAGAGAGGGCCCTAGACTATGCAACCCTGAAGGCAGCTCTGTTGAAACGTTTCGAGAAAACCGAGGATGGGTTTAGACAGCATTTTCGCAGATGTCGCCCAGAGAGAGGTGAGACGTTTACCCAGTTTTCTGTTAGATTAGCGAGCTATCTCGACAGATGGATAGAAATTGGGAAAGTGAACAAGACTTTTCAAGGACTATATGACTTAGTTCTTCGTGATCAATTTCTATCAGTATGTAACAAAGACTTGATTTTGTTTCTTAAAGAACACATTCCCAATAATATACAAGATATGTGTGCTTTGGCTGATCAATATAAGGAGGCAAGATGTGCTAACATTCAAACCTTAGTCAATTCTAGCAGAAAGGACACATCAGTTGATTCTCAGAATTCTAGCCAATCCAGACCTCAGCTTCAGCGGGATCAGAAGGAAACTGCAGGGAACCCCAAAGATCAACCACCCAAAGCAAGGATGGATATTACGTGCTACAAGTGTAAAAAACCAGGCCACTTCTCATATCAGTGTTCAAAGGGACGGAATTCTGTTGGGATGGCAGTCGACGGGAAAGGATCTTCGGATTACAGTAATCCAGGCAAGTGCGCTGCATTTACTACAGTAACTACTACCTCATCCGTATCCGCAGCAAACAATTTTAGTATACTGAACACTTCTTGTAACGCTAGTGCATCAGTAGGTAGCTTGCCTACAAGTGATGGTATACTTAATGAACATTTTGTGAAAGTGTTGAGGGACACGGGGTGTAATGGGGTTGTTGTTCGTCAAGCGTTAGTTCCAGAGGAGCAACTGACAGGGAACAAGCGGCTTTGCATCCTTGCAGATGGATCGCAGATTGAGGCACCTATAGCTCGTGTGAGTATTGATACGCCATATTTTGTGGGTGAAGTTGATGCTTGGTGTTTGAAAAATCCTCTATTTGAGCTTATAATAGGAAACATCCCAAAAGCCAGAGACCCATCTGATCCAGATCGAAACTGGAAGTCGAGTCAGGTGAATGCGGTGATGACGCGTCAGCAGGCGAAGCGGGAAGGTAAGAAGGACAAACCTCTTCATGTACCTGACATAATTGGTCCAGAACTTGCGTTTAGTCCAGATGACGTCATCAGAGCTCAAGGTGAAGATGAATCGTTGCACAAGATAAGGCAGCTAGCTGAACAACCTGCAGACGAAAGCAGCAAAGTCCGATTCTTCCGGAAAAACGGTATTCTTTATCGATCTTTTCAATCACCTACAgttgaaaataataagaaaatttCTCAACTTATTGTGCCAAAACCTTTGAGAAACAAAGTAATGTCTCTTGCACACGATTCATTAATGACTGGACATTTAGGTTCAAGTAGGACAGCTTATAAAGTTATGTCTGAATTCTATTGGCCTGGGGTGCAGGCAGATGTGCGTCGTTATTGCAGATCGTGTGACATTTGTCAGAGAACGACTCCCAAAGGAAGGACAACAAAGGTTCCTCTAGGTGAAATGCCGATTATCGACGTCCCTTTTCAACGTGTAGCAGTGGACTTGATAGGACCGATACAACCAGCTACGGACCGGGGCAATCGCTACATTTTGACGCTGGTGGACTTTGCTACTCGTTATCCGGAAGCTGTAGCACTTAAAGGTATAGAGACAGAGAAAGTTGCTGAAGCTTTGattgatatattttgtagaATTGGAGTTCCGAAAGAAATGCTTACGGACCAGGGTACGCAATTTACGTCAGAGCTGATGGCAGAGACGAGTCGCCTTCTTTCTTTTAGGCAGCTTACGACTACACCTTACCACCCGATGTGCAATGGTCTTGTTGAACGCTTCAATGGGACGCTGAAACAGATTCTACGGCGTTTATGTGCAGAACGACCGAAGGATTGGGACAAGTATTTATCAGCAGCTTTATTTGCATACCGTGACGCTACTCAAGAAAGTTTAGGTTTCTCGCCTTTTGAACTGGTGTATGGACGAACAGTGAGAGGACCGATGAGAATTTTGCGTGAACTCTGGACTAAAGAGGTAAATGATCCTGAAGTTCGTACTACTTATCAATACATTGTAGATCTCAAAGAGCGGCTCGAGTCAACATGCACGATGGCCAAGGAGAACCTGGAAAAGGCAACACAACGGTACCGCGTCAACTACAACAAACGTGCGAAGAAGAGAGATATGAAAGTGGGTGAAAAG GAGTTGCAGTCGTAG